One window of the Fusobacterium animalis 7_1 genome contains the following:
- a CDS encoding FAD-I family protein, whose translation MKNKILFGTMLALLLVGSVSFADDDADKKRLLEEYDKMQEEKAKEQPQTVTEVVGENGEVEEVAVAPKKAEKDMTESERMDVEVQRIKKRMLEINDKIENYNKTNEMIDNLEKNVGELERKVNY comes from the coding sequence ATGAAAAATAAAATATTATTCGGAACAATGTTAGCTTTACTTTTAGTAGGCTCAGTTTCATTTGCAGATGATGATGCAGATAAAAAAAGGCTATTAGAAGAATATGACAAAATGCAAGAAGAAAAGGCAAAAGAACAACCACAAACAGTAACAGAAGTTGTTGGAGAAAATGGAGAAGTTGAAGAAGTTGCAGTAGCTCCAAAGAAAGCTGAAAAAGATATGACAGAATCTGAAAGAATGGATGTAGAAGTTCAAAGAATTAAAAAAAGAATGTTAGAAATAAATGATAAGATTGAAAACTACAACAAGACAAATGAAATGATTGACAACTTAGAAAAGAATGTTGGGGAATTAGAAAGAAAAGTAAATTACTAA
- a CDS encoding adhesion protein FadA gives MKAKILLCSMLVLGSLSYAAETTPTDSVAQEVMSEVKSIEAEYQELMQKEAERKEEFKQEKEALEKEVQELKERQLGREELYAKLKEDAKIRWHRDEYKKLLKRFDEYYNKLEQKIADKEQQIAELTKLLEVLN, from the coding sequence ATGAAAGCAAAGATTTTATTATGCTCAATGTTAGTATTAGGATCATTATCTTATGCAGCTGAAACAACACCAACAGATTCAGTAGCACAAGAAGTAATGAGTGAAGTAAAAAGCATTGAAGCAGAGTACCAAGAATTAATGCAAAAGGAAGCAGAAAGAAAAGAAGAGTTCAAACAAGAAAAAGAAGCTCTTGAAAAGGAAGTCCAAGAACTAAAAGAAAGACAACTTGGAAGAGAAGAACTTTATGCTAAATTAAAAGAAGATGCAAAAATAAGATGGCATAGAGATGAGTACAAGAAGCTATTGAAGAGATTTGACGAATACTACAACAAACTAGAACAAAAGATAGCAGACAAAGAACAACAAATAGCAGAATTAACAAAATTACTAGAAGTATTAAATTAA
- a CDS encoding protein-export chaperone SecB — translation MEENKYLKFYKYEIDKIFYEINKDFNASKKAELVPKFAFHYVFSPKNIKKCNVIIGIKYDKEENHPFLMNIVIRGFFEISEKSFLINAFAILFPYLRSIITDITKASLIPLVLPIINVQNLIDKKLEYLELENSKYRELI, via the coding sequence ATGGAAGAAAACAAATACTTAAAATTCTATAAATATGAAATAGATAAAATTTTCTATGAAATAAACAAAGATTTTAATGCTTCTAAAAAAGCTGAATTAGTACCTAAATTTGCATTTCATTATGTATTTTCACCCAAAAATATAAAAAAATGTAATGTCATTATTGGAATAAAATATGATAAAGAAGAAAATCACCCATTTTTAATGAATATAGTAATAAGGGGATTTTTTGAAATAAGTGAGAAGAGCTTTTTAATAAATGCTTTTGCTATTTTATTTCCTTATTTACGCTCAATTATAACTGATATAACTAAGGCTTCTTTAATCCCTTTAGTGTTACCTATAATTAATGTTCAAAATTTAATTGATAAAAAATTAGAATATTTGGAGTTAGAGAATAGTAAATACAGAGAATTAATATGA
- a CDS encoding helix-turn-helix domain-containing protein produces the protein MKLISDFAERLRMALDSRNMKATELSELTGINKSTISQYLSKEYEPKRDRIELFAKILNVNEAWLTGYDVPMETNNQDDSIIEEYELSPDELKEYENIKMTTSTLMFNGRPASKNDKIELEKILKEFFVKALLKKRADEENDRQKKKRNSKID, from the coding sequence ATGAAATTAATAAGTGATTTTGCAGAAAGACTACGAATGGCTTTGGATTCTAGAAATATGAAAGCCACTGAATTATCTGAATTGACTGGAATTAATAAATCTACTATTTCACAATATTTGTCAAAAGAATATGAACCTAAAAGAGATAGGATAGAATTATTTGCAAAAATTTTAAATGTGAATGAGGCTTGGCTTACAGGTTATGATGTTCCAATGGAAACAAATAATCAAGATGATTCAATAATAGAAGAATATGAGTTAAGTCCTGATGAATTAAAAGAATATGAAAATATCAAGATGACTACATCAACTTTGATGTTTAATGGTCGTCCTGCTTCTAAAAATGATAAGATAGAATTAGAAAAAATATTGAAGGAATTTTTTGTTAAAGCATTGCTTAAAAAGAGAGCTGATGAAGAAAATGACAGACAAAAGAAAAAAAGAAATTCTAAAATTGATTAA
- a CDS encoding ImmA/IrrE family metallo-endopeptidase, whose amino-acid sequence MKKMTDKRKKEILKLINNLHFEFGTKNPIRLCNGLGIDVVSANIEMKGLYTEVFSSKLIIIQNLLDDFAKLFVVGHELFHALEHDCEQVRFFREYTGFKTNIYEEEANFFATQLLKDFIPFHQDEIADFEIAEELGKYLDM is encoded by the coding sequence ATGAAGAAAATGACAGACAAAAGAAAAAAAGAAATTCTAAAATTGATTAATAATTTACACTTTGAATTTGGAACTAAAAATCCTATTCGTCTTTGTAATGGATTAGGGATAGATGTTGTTTCTGCTAATATTGAAATGAAAGGCTTGTATACAGAAGTTTTTTCTTCAAAACTTATTATTATTCAAAATTTACTTGATGATTTTGCAAAACTTTTTGTTGTAGGTCATGAGCTATTTCATGCTCTTGAACATGATTGTGAGCAGGTCAGATTTTTTAGAGAATATACTGGTTTTAAAACTAATATCTATGAGGAGGAAGCAAACTTCTTTGCCACTCAACTTTTAAAGGACTTTATTCCCTTTCATCAAGATGAGATTGCTGATTTTGAAATAGCTGAGGAATTGGGAAAATATTTAGATATGTAA
- a CDS encoding HTH domain-containing protein — protein MIFLLGIVKNNDTQKINDIKYENRNDTQNDTQKNRIKIILDLVKEKPNITIKEICLKLKVSRPTVYRDMKYLRENNILEYQGSSKKGKWIIKK, from the coding sequence CTGATTTTTTTACTAGGTATTGTTAAAAATAATGATACCCAAAAAATCAATGATATTAAATATGAAAATAGAAATGATACCCAAAATGATACCCAAAAAAATAGGATAAAAATTATTTTAGATTTAGTAAAAGAAAAGCCAAATATAACTATAAAGGAAATATGCTTAAAGTTAAAAGTATCTCGTCCAACTGTGTACAGAGATATGAAATATTTAAGAGAAAATAATATTTTAGAATACCAAGGAAGTTCTAAAAAAGGAAAATGGATAATAAAAAAGTAG
- a CDS encoding virulence associated protein VapD, translated as MYAIAFDLKIDDLKKYYGEPYNKAYDEIRQELEVIGFEWTQGSVYVNKNNENNLTLVYKAINKLSNIDWFKKSVRDIRAFKVEDWSDFTDIVKGE; from the coding sequence ATGTATGCTATTGCTTTTGATTTAAAAATAGATGATTTAAAAAAATATTACGGAGAGCCATATAATAAGGCTTATGATGAAATAAGACAAGAATTAGAAGTTATTGGTTTTGAATGGACACAAGGTAGTGTCTATGTAAATAAAAATAATGAAAATAATTTGACGCTTGTTTACAAAGCAATTAATAAACTTTCTAATATTGATTGGTTTAAAAAATCAGTTAGGGATATTAGAGCTTTTAAAGTAGAAGATTGGTCAGATTTTACTGATATTGTAAAAGGAGAATAG
- a CDS encoding TlpA family protein disulfide reductase, giving the protein MKDKIKLIVVLLVIIIVAGFFIFKSKTKVETGVKGNSDVKVPNLVLYDQYGKEHNLEEYKGKVVVINFWATWCGYCVEEMPAFEKVYKEFGSNEKDVIFLGVAGPKSKENLNNVDVEKEEVIKFLNEHKITYPNLMDETGKSFSEYGIKAFPTTYVINKNGSLEGFVSGAISEEQLRKTIEETLKK; this is encoded by the coding sequence ATGAAAGATAAAATAAAATTAATTGTAGTATTGTTGGTTATAATTATAGTTGCAGGATTTTTTATTTTTAAATCAAAAACAAAAGTGGAAACAGGTGTGAAAGGAAATTCAGATGTAAAAGTTCCTAATCTTGTTTTGTATGATCAATATGGAAAAGAACATAATTTAGAAGAATATAAAGGAAAAGTTGTTGTGATAAATTTCTGGGCAACTTGGTGTGGATATTGCGTTGAAGAAATGCCAGCATTTGAAAAAGTGTATAAAGAATTTGGTTCAAATGAAAAAGATGTAATATTTTTAGGAGTGGCAGGACCAAAATCTAAAGAAAATTTGAATAATGTTGATGTTGAAAAAGAGGAAGTTATTAAATTTTTAAATGAACATAAAATTACATATCCAAACTTAATGGATGAAACAGGAAAATCATTTAGTGAATATGGAATAAAAGCATTCCCAACAACTTATGTGATAAATAAAAATGGAAGTTTAGAAGGTTTTGTCAGTGGTGCTATTAGTGAGGAACAATTAAGAAAGACTATTGAGGAAACTTTGAAGAAATAG
- a CDS encoding HD domain-containing protein produces MGVKVVKDLVYSYIEIDEIVQKLVDTASFQRLKRIKQLSSSYIFPSTNHTRYEHSIGVMHLACNFFEVLEKDFRKYGLTEEKISFLRLHIKLAGLLHDVGHPPFSHLGEKFLDKNEIIACIKNEYSDLVSVDKTFYNEGKLIGKEHELLSCYCILRKFYKILKEEIDKNIDVAFICRCIIGNTYHDSENWDRNICIKIISSDSIDVDKLDYLTRDNHMTGEIAPKMDIKRLLACLTITENKELKYVAKAIPAVQTVVDSRDLLYLWVYQHHISIYTDYVIGRILKRCMNLYDKHRGQALEEMNREEYFSPKAITDYLVTDDDVYSHLRKIYVLSLKGKTDEFNTITIKQIFERDFLKPLWKTIYEYKDFEKNLVDKKIIKSYDELEDILRNEMNIENITNTLLKKLNLKEGEVFIITKYNKFYNSNKEAPITLLLNGEERKLSDLLPQKEFGRFHTMAFFVFVPKKYKKEAKEIVIEELKKISQA; encoded by the coding sequence ATGGGAGTAAAAGTTGTTAAAGATTTGGTATATAGTTATATAGAAATAGATGAGATAGTTCAAAAGTTAGTAGATACAGCTTCATTTCAAAGATTAAAAAGAATAAAACAATTATCCAGTTCATATATATTTCCATCAACTAACCATACAAGATACGAACATTCAATAGGTGTTATGCATTTAGCTTGTAATTTTTTTGAAGTTTTAGAAAAAGATTTTAGAAAATATGGCTTAACTGAGGAAAAAATATCTTTTTTAAGATTACATATTAAATTAGCTGGACTTTTACATGATGTAGGGCATCCTCCATTTTCTCACTTGGGAGAAAAATTTTTAGATAAAAATGAGATTATTGCTTGTATAAAAAATGAATATTCAGATTTAGTTAGTGTAGACAAAACCTTTTATAATGAGGGTAAATTAATTGGAAAAGAACATGAGCTTTTATCTTGTTATTGTATTTTAAGAAAATTCTATAAGATATTAAAAGAAGAAATTGATAAAAATATAGATGTAGCTTTCATTTGTAGATGTATTATAGGGAATACTTATCATGATTCTGAAAATTGGGATAGAAATATATGTATTAAAATAATCAGTTCAGACTCAATAGATGTGGATAAGTTAGATTATCTGACAAGAGATAACCATATGACAGGGGAGATAGCACCAAAAATGGATATAAAAAGGCTGCTTGCTTGCCTCACAATCACAGAAAATAAGGAATTAAAATATGTAGCAAAAGCTATACCTGCTGTTCAAACTGTTGTAGATTCCAGAGATTTATTATATCTTTGGGTATATCAACATCATATTTCTATCTATACAGATTATGTTATAGGCAGAATTTTAAAAAGATGTATGAATTTGTATGATAAACATAGAGGGCAAGCACTTGAAGAAATGAATAGAGAAGAATATTTTTCTCCCAAAGCTATAACTGATTATTTAGTAACAGACGATGATGTGTATTCACATTTAAGAAAAATTTATGTTTTATCTTTAAAAGGAAAAACGGATGAATTCAATACAATAACTATCAAACAAATATTTGAAAGAGATTTTTTGAAACCTCTTTGGAAAACTATATATGAGTATAAAGATTTTGAAAAAAATCTGGTTGACAAAAAGATAATAAAATCTTATGATGAACTAGAAGATATTTTGAGAAATGAAATGAATATTGAGAATATTACAAATACACTTTTAAAAAAATTAAATTTAAAAGAAGGAGAAGTATTCATAATAACTAAATATAATAAATTCTATAACTCTAATAAAGAAGCTCCAATTACTCTTTTATTAAATGGAGAAGAAAGAAAATTATCTGATTTATTACCACAAAAAGAGTTTGGAAGGTTTCATACTATGGCTTTCTTTGTATTTGTTCCTAAAAAATATAAGAAAGAAGCTAAAGAAATTGTTATAGAAGAATTAAAGAAAATATCTCAAGCATAA
- a CDS encoding alanine/glycine:cation symporter family protein, with translation MTGIYKIVDSVNNLLWGKNILVFMLIGAALYFSFKTKFMQFRLFNKIVKVLFKNEKGKHGISSLETFFLGTACRVGAGNIAGVVAAISVGGPGSIFWMWLVAMLGSATAFIESSLAVIYRKKEKDGSYTGGTPFIIEKRLNMRWLGIIYALASVVCYFGVTQVMSNSITGSITSVYTWGANNKFFNLQNISSIAVAILVAYIIFFSKSKKDSIIASLNKIVPFMAIIYVVAVIYILVTNLTSIPAMIGNIFSQAFGTKEVLGGTFGAVVMNGVRRGLFSNEAGSGNSNYAAAAVHIDIPAKQGMVQAFGVFIDTLVICSATAFIVLLAPKSTISGLSGMALFQAAMSHHLDGFGALFVVILMFFFCISTILAVAFYGRSAVNFIHESKYLNIAYQVILILMIYIGGIKQDVFIWSLADFGLGIMTVINILVIIPIAKPALDSLRDYEKTLK, from the coding sequence ATGACAGGTATTTATAAAATTGTTGATAGTGTTAATAATCTGTTATGGGGAAAAAACATATTGGTTTTTATGTTAATAGGAGCAGCCTTATATTTTTCATTTAAAACTAAGTTTATGCAATTTAGATTATTTAATAAAATAGTAAAAGTTTTATTTAAAAATGAAAAGGGTAAACATGGAATTAGCTCATTGGAAACATTTTTCTTAGGGACAGCTTGTAGAGTTGGAGCAGGAAATATTGCAGGAGTTGTTGCAGCAATATCAGTTGGAGGTCCAGGGTCAATATTTTGGATGTGGCTTGTTGCAATGTTAGGTTCAGCTACAGCTTTTATTGAATCAAGCCTTGCTGTAATATATAGAAAAAAGGAAAAAGATGGTTCTTATACAGGAGGAACACCGTTTATCATTGAAAAAAGATTAAATATGAGATGGCTTGGAATTATTTATGCACTAGCCTCAGTGGTATGTTATTTTGGAGTAACACAAGTAATGTCTAATTCAATAACAGGTTCAATAACAAGTGTATATACTTGGGGAGCAAATAACAAATTTTTTAATTTACAAAATATTTCATCAATAGCGGTAGCAATTTTAGTTGCTTATATAATATTTTTTAGTAAATCAAAAAAAGATTCTATTATAGCTTCATTAAATAAAATTGTTCCATTTATGGCTATTATATATGTTGTAGCAGTTATATATATTTTAGTTACAAATTTAACAAGTATACCTGCTATGATAGGGAATATTTTTTCACAAGCCTTTGGAACTAAGGAAGTTTTAGGTGGAACATTTGGAGCAGTTGTTATGAATGGAGTTAGAAGAGGGCTATTCTCTAATGAAGCAGGAAGTGGAAATTCTAACTATGCAGCTGCTGCTGTTCATATAGATATACCTGCAAAACAAGGTATGGTACAAGCCTTTGGAGTATTTATAGATACTTTGGTTATATGTAGTGCAACAGCCTTTATAGTTTTGCTTGCACCTAAAAGTACAATATCTGGTTTATCTGGAATGGCACTTTTTCAAGCAGCTATGAGCCATCATTTAGATGGATTTGGAGCATTATTTGTTGTAATTTTAATGTTTTTCTTTTGTATAAGTACAATACTTGCAGTTGCATTCTATGGAAGAAGTGCAGTAAATTTCATACATGAAAGCAAATATTTGAATATAGCTTATCAAGTTATATTAATTTTGATGATATATATAGGTGGGATAAAACAAGATGTATTTATCTGGTCATTGGCAGATTTTGGGTTAGGTATAATGACAGTTATAAATATTTTGGTGATAATTCCTATTGCTAAACCAGCTTTGGATTCTTTAAGAGATTATGAAAAGACATTAAAGTAA
- a CDS encoding cobyric acid synthase, protein MKKHKNIMIQGTGSSVGKTLIVAGLCRIFAQDGYRVSPFKSQNMALNSFVDIEGLELSRGTVIQAEAGYEIPRAFMNPILLKPNSDNNSQVIINGKVAYTADAKNYFLRSKELKKIALETYKNNIENNFDIAVLEGGGSPAEINLREYDLVNMGMAELVDSPVILVGNIDIGGVFAAIYGTVMLLDENDRKRIKGYIINKFRGDRDLLKPAIEILDKKFKDEGLDIKFLGVLPYADLKIEEEDSLSDEDKRVYSNDKKYINISVIKTKKMSNFTDFHAFKQYDDVRVKYIYDVKDLGDEDIIIFPGSKNTITDLEDLKKKGIFEKVKELKEREKIIIGICGGLQMLGKKIHDPKHLESNILETEGFNFFDYETTFDEIKKTEQVIKKIEVTEGILKDFNNYEIKGYEIHQGVTNILTPIICKDNVFATYIHGIFD, encoded by the coding sequence ATGAAAAAGCATAAAAATATAATGATACAAGGAACAGGCTCATCTGTTGGAAAAACTTTAATAGTTGCAGGCTTATGCAGAATATTTGCACAAGATGGATATAGAGTTTCCCCTTTTAAATCTCAAAATATGGCACTTAATTCTTTTGTAGATATTGAAGGGCTGGAATTGAGTAGAGGAACAGTTATTCAGGCAGAGGCAGGATACGAAATACCAAGAGCTTTTATGAATCCTATTCTGTTAAAACCTAATTCTGATAATAATTCACAAGTAATAATAAATGGCAAGGTTGCATATACAGCTGATGCAAAAAACTATTTTTTACGTTCTAAGGAGTTAAAAAAAATAGCCTTGGAAACTTACAAAAATAATATAGAAAATAATTTTGATATAGCAGTTTTAGAGGGTGGAGGAAGTCCAGCAGAGATAAATTTAAGAGAATATGATTTGGTGAATATGGGTATGGCAGAGCTTGTGGATAGTCCAGTTATATTGGTTGGAAATATAGATATAGGTGGAGTATTTGCTGCTATCTATGGAACAGTGATGTTACTAGATGAGAATGATAGAAAAAGAATAAAAGGCTATATTATCAATAAATTTAGAGGAGATAGGGATTTATTGAAACCTGCTATTGAAATTTTAGATAAAAAATTTAAAGATGAGGGCTTGGATATAAAATTTTTAGGTGTTCTGCCTTATGCAGATTTAAAGATAGAAGAAGAAGATAGTTTATCAGATGAAGATAAAAGAGTTTATTCAAATGATAAAAAATATATTAATATATCTGTTATTAAAACTAAAAAAATGTCAAATTTTACAGATTTTCACGCTTTTAAACAATATGATGATGTAAGAGTGAAATATATTTATGATGTTAAAGATTTAGGAGATGAGGATATAATAATTTTCCCTGGAAGTAAAAATACTATAACAGATTTAGAGGACTTAAAGAAAAAAGGTATTTTTGAAAAGGTAAAGGAATTAAAAGAAAGAGAAAAGATTATCATTGGAATCTGTGGTGGCTTACAGATGTTAGGTAAAAAAATTCATGATCCTAAACATTTGGAAAGTAACATTTTAGAAACAGAAGGTTTTAATTTTTTTGATTATGAAACTACTTTTGATGAGATAAAAAAAACCGAACAGGTTATTAAAAAAATTGAAGTTACAGAAGGAATTTTAAAAGATTTTAATAACTATGAAATAAAAGGCTATGAAATTCATCAAGGAGTAACAAATATTTTAACTCCTATAATTTGTAAAGATAATGTATTTGCTACATATATTCACGGAATTTTTGATTAA
- a CDS encoding NCS2 family permease produces the protein MTVNDVLAALGVVLNGIPQALLAATYGFASIPTAFGFIVGAVACLLYGSVIPISFQAETIALAGMLGKNIRERLSIILFSGLAMVILGLTGTLSTIVNFAGSTIINAMMAGVGIMLTRIALSGLKESRVVTASSIVSAFITYFFFGQNLVYTIVVCVVFSSLVANIFKINFGGGIIENYKKIEIKKPIINLNVIRGALALACLTIGANIAFGNITASMTGKYEANIDHLTIYSGLADAVSSIFGGGPVEAIISATGAAPNPLSSGVLMMGIMAIILIFGLLPKISKYIPGHSVHGFLFILGAIVTVPTNAALAFSGGTPQDYVVAATAMTVTAANDPFIGLLVGLVVKYIFVFVG, from the coding sequence ATGACAGTTAATGATGTACTTGCAGCTTTGGGAGTTGTATTAAATGGTATTCCACAAGCTCTTTTAGCTGCTACTTACGGTTTTGCTTCAATACCAACTGCTTTTGGTTTTATTGTTGGTGCTGTGGCTTGTTTGTTATATGGTTCTGTTATTCCTATTTCATTTCAAGCAGAAACAATAGCTCTTGCAGGAATGTTAGGAAAGAATATTAGAGAAAGGCTTTCAATAATATTATTTTCTGGTTTAGCAATGGTTATATTAGGACTTACAGGAACTCTATCCACAATAGTCAATTTTGCTGGCTCAACTATTATTAATGCAATGATGGCAGGAGTAGGAATAATGTTGACTAGAATAGCTTTATCTGGTTTAAAAGAAAGTAGAGTTGTTACAGCTAGTTCCATTGTATCTGCCTTTATAACTTATTTTTTCTTTGGACAAAATCTAGTCTATACCATTGTAGTTTGTGTTGTATTTTCAAGTTTAGTTGCTAATATTTTTAAAATTAATTTTGGTGGTGGAATTATTGAAAATTACAAAAAAATTGAAATAAAAAAACCTATTATAAATTTGAATGTTATTCGTGGAGCTTTGGCTCTTGCTTGTTTAACTATTGGAGCTAATATAGCTTTTGGTAATATTACTGCTTCTATGACTGGAAAATATGAAGCTAATATAGATCATTTAACTATTTATTCAGGACTTGCTGATGCAGTTTCTTCAATTTTTGGTGGTGGTCCAGTTGAAGCTATTATATCTGCAACTGGTGCTGCACCTAATCCTTTGAGTAGTGGAGTTTTAATGATGGGAATAATGGCTATTATATTAATTTTTGGTTTATTACCTAAGATTAGTAAATATATTCCTGGACACTCTGTTCATGGTTTCTTATTTATCTTAGGTGCTATTGTAACAGTTCCTACAAATGCTGCTCTTGCTTTTTCAGGGGGAACACCACAAGATTATGTTGTCGCTGCAACCGCTATGACTGTTACTGCTGCTAATGATCCATTTATTGGCTTACTTGTAGGCTTGGTTGTAAAATATATTTTTGTTTTTGTAGGATAA
- a CDS encoding phosphoribosyltransferase family protein has protein sequence MKTYTLNVAGLTRELPIIKLSYDLSIASFVILGDTEIVRKTAPIIAKKLPEVDFIVTAEAKGIPLAYEISRVLNLNEYVVARKSIKAYMEEPIEVEVNSITTTNSQKLYLNNQDAKKIKGKRVALVDDVISTGQSLKALERLVEKAGGKVLAKAAILAEGDAKDRKDIIFLEALPTF, from the coding sequence ATGAAAACTTACACTTTAAATGTTGCTGGATTGACGAGAGAATTACCTATAATAAAACTTTCTTATGACTTATCAATAGCCAGTTTTGTTATCTTAGGAGATACTGAAATTGTTAGAAAGACTGCTCCTATTATAGCTAAAAAATTACCAGAAGTTGACTTTATCGTAACTGCTGAGGCAAAGGGAATACCATTAGCTTATGAAATTTCTCGTGTTTTAAATCTAAATGAATATGTTGTTGCTAGAAAAAGTATAAAAGCATATATGGAAGAACCTATTGAAGTTGAAGTAAATTCTATAACAACTACTAACTCTCAAAAATTATATTTAAACAACCAAGATGCTAAAAAAATTAAAGGAAAGAGGGTAGCTTTGGTAGATGATGTTATCTCAACTGGTCAATCTTTAAAAGCACTTGAAAGATTGGTAGAGAAAGCTGGTGGAAAAGTTCTGGCAAAAGCTGCTATACTTGCAGAGGGAGATGCAAAAGATAGAAAAGATATTATCTTCCTTGAAGCATTACCAACATTTTAA
- the nhaC gene encoding Na+/H+ antiporter NhaC: protein MSKQKIKPSLFVAILPFIFLIVVMLIGNIVYGAPAQLPLILGITFTCILGHFLGYSYQEIENSMIETNKMGLQANFIMLIVGCLIGSWIVGGVVPGMIYYGLKLFTPRIFLIILPVMCAIISVSTGSAWTTAGTMGTAAMGIGVGMGIPAPLVAGAVVTGASFGDKLSPLSDSTNLAAATAEAGLFDHVRHMLKTTIPSFLIALLIYAFLGRNFGSADINSEAIESITSTLANNFKITPLIFIPPIIIIAVIFLKVPPVPGMLIGTLAGVGMCFYQGVDLQTILTALYEGPSIETGNAIVDKLLNRGGMLFMMETISLVICALAFGGAIKSIGCIDTIIETVLKHLRRRGSIITSNVLMCILCNFAAADQYMSIVIPGQMYKKVYKKLNLAPENLSRTLEDAGTLTSGLVPWSTCGAVYLATLGVSAFQYGRYHILGLVNPIVAIIYAYFLICLNPLDKSKPIKDRLTDEDLKDL from the coding sequence ATGTCAAAACAAAAAATTAAACCGTCACTCTTTGTGGCTATATTGCCATTTATTTTTTTAATTGTAGTTATGCTAATAGGAAATATAGTTTATGGTGCACCAGCACAACTTCCTTTAATTTTGGGTATAACCTTTACCTGCATATTAGGACATTTTTTAGGATATTCCTATCAAGAAATTGAAAATTCTATGATAGAAACCAATAAAATGGGATTACAAGCTAATTTTATTATGTTAATTGTAGGTTGTTTGATTGGTTCTTGGATAGTAGGTGGGGTTGTTCCAGGCATGATATATTATGGATTAAAATTATTTACACCTAGAATATTCTTAATTATCCTACCTGTTATGTGTGCAATAATAAGTGTATCAACTGGTAGTGCATGGACAACAGCTGGTACTATGGGAACAGCTGCTATGGGAATTGGAGTAGGAATGGGTATACCTGCACCATTAGTTGCAGGTGCTGTTGTAACTGGTGCTTCTTTTGGAGATAAATTATCTCCTCTTTCTGATAGTACAAACCTTGCAGCTGCCACAGCAGAAGCAGGATTATTTGACCATGTAAGACACATGTTAAAAACAACTATTCCAAGTTTTTTAATAGCTTTACTTATATATGCTTTTTTAGGAAGAAACTTTGGAAGTGCTGATATAAATAGTGAAGCAATAGAAAGTATAACATCAACATTAGCCAATAATTTTAAAATTACTCCTCTGATATTTATTCCACCAATTATAATAATAGCTGTGATATTTTTAAAAGTTCCTCCCGTTCCAGGAATGTTAATAGGAACTCTTGCAGGTGTGGGAATGTGTTTTTATCAAGGTGTAGATTTACAGACTATACTTACAGCATTATATGAAGGTCCAAGTATAGAAACTGGAAATGCTATTGTTGATAAATTACTAAATAGAGGTGGAATGCTTTTCATGATGGAAACTATCTCACTGGTTATATGTGCCTTAGCTTTTGGTGGTGCAATAAAATCAATAGGTTGCATTGATACAATAATTGAAACTGTTTTAAAACATTTAAGAAGAAGAGGGTCAATTATCACTTCAAATGTTCTTATGTGTATCTTATGTAACTTTGCAGCAGCAGATCAATATATGTCAATAGTTATCCCAGGACAAATGTATAAGAAAGTCTATAAAAAATTAAATTTAGCACCTGAAAATTTATCAAGAACTCTTGAAGATGCAGGAACATTAACATCAGGACTTGTCCCTTGGTCTACTTGTGGGGCTGTCTATTTAGCAACTCTTGGCGTGAGTGCTTTTCAATATGGAAGATATCATATTTTAGGTTTAGTTAATCCAATAGTGGCTATAATTTATGCTTATTTCTTAATTTGTTTAAATCCTCTTGATAAGTCTAAACCAATAAAAGATAGATTGACAGATGAAGATTTAAAAGATTTATGA